The proteins below are encoded in one region of Eulemur rufifrons isolate Redbay chromosome 2, OSU_ERuf_1, whole genome shotgun sequence:
- the VCPKMT gene encoding protein N-lysine methyltransferase METTL21D isoform X2 gives MAATLESSLEDPLRSFVRVLEKRDGTVLRLQQHVSGGVGCVVWDAAIVLSKYLETPGFSGDGAHALSRRSVLELGSGTGAVGLMAATLGADVVVTDLEELQDLLKMNINMNKHLVTGSVQAKVLKWGEEIEDFPSPPDYILMADCIYYEESLEPLLKTLKDLSGSETCIICCYEQRTMGKNPEIEKKYFELLQLDFDFEKIPLEKHDEEYRSEDIHIIYIRKKKSKFPS, from the exons ATGGCTGCTACTCTGGAGTCCTCGTTGGAGGACCCGCTGCGGAGCTTTGTGCGAGTTTTGGAGAAGCGGGATGGCACGGTGCTACGACTACAGCAACACGTCTCCGGCGGCGTGGGTTGCGTTGTTTGGGATGCTGCCATTGTCCTTTCTAAATACTTGGAAACGCCCGGGTTTTCCGGCGACGGGGCCCACGCGCTGAGCCGGCGGTCGGTGCTGGAGCTAGGTTCGGGCACCGGGGCCGTGGGGCTCATGGCCGCTACCCTCGG GGCAGATGTTGTAGTCACCGATCTTGAGGAATTGCAAGACTTGCTGAAGATGAATATTAATATGAACAAACATCTTGTCACCGGTTCTGTTCAAGCCAAGGTACTGAAATG GGGGGAAGAAATAGAAGACTTTCCTTCTCCACCAGATTACATACTGATGGCCGACTGCATATACTATGAGGAG TCTTTGGAGCCGTTGCTGAAAACTCTAAAAGATCTCAGTGGATCTGAGACTTGTATTATATGTTGTTATGAACAACGAACAATGGGAAAAAAtccagaaattgaaaaaaaatattttgag CTGCTTCAACTAGACTTTGACTTTGAAAAAATTCCTTTGGAAAAACATGATGAAGAGTATCGAAGTGAAGATATTCATATTATAtacatcagaaagaaaaaatcg aaatttCCATCGTGA
- the VCPKMT gene encoding protein N-lysine methyltransferase METTL21D isoform X1 encodes MAATLESSLEDPLRSFVRVLEKRDGTVLRLQQHVSGGVGCVVWDAAIVLSKYLETPGFSGDGAHALSRRSVLELGSGTGAVGLMAATLGADVVVTDLEELQDLLKMNINMNKHLVTGSVQAKVLKWGEEIEDFPSPPDYILMADCIYYEESLEPLLKTLKDLSGSETCIICCYEQRTMGKNPEIEKKYFELLQLDFDFEKIPLEKHDEEYRSEDIHIIYIRKKKSVNTFTVHTLRRFHQPATVSGAYVCCRP; translated from the exons ATGGCTGCTACTCTGGAGTCCTCGTTGGAGGACCCGCTGCGGAGCTTTGTGCGAGTTTTGGAGAAGCGGGATGGCACGGTGCTACGACTACAGCAACACGTCTCCGGCGGCGTGGGTTGCGTTGTTTGGGATGCTGCCATTGTCCTTTCTAAATACTTGGAAACGCCCGGGTTTTCCGGCGACGGGGCCCACGCGCTGAGCCGGCGGTCGGTGCTGGAGCTAGGTTCGGGCACCGGGGCCGTGGGGCTCATGGCCGCTACCCTCGG GGCAGATGTTGTAGTCACCGATCTTGAGGAATTGCAAGACTTGCTGAAGATGAATATTAATATGAACAAACATCTTGTCACCGGTTCTGTTCAAGCCAAGGTACTGAAATG GGGGGAAGAAATAGAAGACTTTCCTTCTCCACCAGATTACATACTGATGGCCGACTGCATATACTATGAGGAG TCTTTGGAGCCGTTGCTGAAAACTCTAAAAGATCTCAGTGGATCTGAGACTTGTATTATATGTTGTTATGAACAACGAACAATGGGAAAAAAtccagaaattgaaaaaaaatattttgag CTGCTTCAACTAGACTTTGACTTTGAAAAAATTCCTTTGGAAAAACATGATGAAGAGTATCGAAGTGAAGATATTCATATTATAtacatcagaaagaaaaaatcggTAAATACATTCACAGTTCATACTCTGAGGAGGTTTCATCAACCTGCCACTGTCTCTGGGGCTTATGTATGTTGCAGGCCTTGA